A genomic segment from Fusarium fujikuroi IMI 58289 draft genome, chromosome FFUJ_chr04 encodes:
- a CDS encoding related to diaminopropionate ammonia-lyase — protein MTTRRHVHFNSKAKSWTSPEPTSTEAIDRFHQSLPNYEPTPLVSLDSLAKEIGVGAIHVKDETNRFGLPAFKILGASWGAFRSIAEKLGLPLDSDIDTVREAAKAHQLTLYAATEGNHGRAVARMGAIFDISAEIHVPASMHLSTVKLIESEGAKVVVSKGKYEDATLEAESASKHEQGILVQDHAFGDYQTWIVDGYGTMMREVDKQLGSTKADLVIAPVGVGSFAQAVISHFKRQGTATSTLTVEPDTAACLWKSLEKGEFTEIPTTGTIMAGLNCGAPSTIAWDLLKNGVDASLTVSDYEAHQSALYLQSQGINAGPCGGSTLAALRRLTPGDKKALGLNEKSNVVIFCTERNRDYDIPHDVSGNDPVELTQTLVQVNSASPDLGSVPGPGETIIARYVAAWLEHRDLETHWVEFEKGRPSVVGVVRGSGGGKSIMFNGHIDTVTIMGYDDDPLSGKIVNGRLYGRGSADMKGGVAAGMIALANAKKLGLRGDVIFTGVADEESLSKGTEDILRAGWRADAAVVSEPTNLEISHTHKGYCHIEIKIHGLAAHGSRADLGIDAIVNAGHFLVEFGRYAKKLQEGPGHETLGTGTAHASLISGGEEASSYPAQCTIIAERRTIPGETNEAVQKEFDDIIAKVAKEVTDFKAEAKIFFGRPPQFIAADHPFTKLVSGIVGSVTGKDAVIGGALFWTDCALLAEKGIVPLLWGPKGEGLHGKEEFVHVKSIEQVAEGLTNIAAEFCK, from the exons TCGGGGTCGGAGCTATCCATGTCAAAGATGAGACGAACCGCTTCGGTCTTCCAGCGTTCAAGATCTTGGGTGCTTCTTGGGGCGCATTCCGCTCCATAGCCGAGAAGCTTGGGTTACCTCTTGACTCAGATATTGATACTGTCCGAGAAGCGGCAAAGGCTCATCAATTGACCTTGTACGCAGCGACAGAAGGGAATCATGGACGTGCAGTGGCGCGGATGGGTGCGATCTTCGATATATCAGCTGAGATTCATGTCCCGGCGTCTATGCATCTTTCTACAGTCAAATTGATTGAGTCTGAAGGTGCAAAGGTTGTTGTATCAAAGGGTAAATATGAAGATGCTACGCTTGAGGCCGAGTCTGCGTCCAAGCATGAGCAGGGGATCCTGGTTCAGGATCATGCGTTCGGTGACTACCAGACT TGGATTGTCGATGGCTATGGTACCATGATGCGAGAGGTTGACAAGCAGCTTGGTTCTACCAAAGCTGACTTGGTCATCGCTCCTGTCGGAGTCGGGTCATTCGCCCAAGCTGTCATCTCACACTTCAAGAGACAGGGTACAGCCACTTCTACGTTGACAGTTGAGCCTGACACTGCGGCGTGTTTGTGGAAGAGTCTGGAGAAGGGCGAATTCACTGAGATCCCGACGACTGGaaccatcatggctggtcTCAATTGCGGAGCCCCTTCGACAATCGCATGGGACTTATTGAAGAACGGTGTTGATGCAAGCTTGACCGTATCAGACTACGAGGCTCACCAGTCCGCCCTGTATCTGCAATCTCAAGGCATCAACGCTGGACCCTGCGGTGGCTCGACTCTTGCTGCGCTGAGGCGGCTTACACCAGGTGACAAGAAGGCCCTTGGATTGAATGAGAAGTCCAATGTAGTGATCTTTTGCACAGAGCGAAACCGAGACTACGATATACCCCACGACGTTTCTGGCAATGACCCAGTTGAACTTACTCAGACCCTTGTTCAGGTCAACTCAGCCAGTCCCGACTTGGGTTCTGTTCCCGGACCTGGCGAGACCATCATCGCTCGCTATGTCGCTGCATGGCTCGAGCATAGGGACCTTGAGACGCATTGGGTGGAATTCGAAAAGGGCCGGCCCTCTGTCGTTGGCGTTGTTCGTGGCTCTGGCGGCGGCAAGAGTATCATGTTCAATGGACACATCGACACGGTGACTATCATGGGCTACGACGATGATCCGTTAAGCGGCAAGATTGTAAATGGGCGCCTTTATGGTCGGGGATCCGCTGACATGAAGGGAGGCGTCGCAGCAGGCATGATCGCGCTTGCCaatgccaagaagcttggccttCGTGGTGATGTGATCTTCACCGGTGTTGCCGATGAGGAGAGTTTGAGTAAGGGAACAGAAGACATCCTTCGCGCTGGATGGAGAGCAGATGCCGCTGTTGTATCGGAGCCAACGAACCTCGAGATCAGTCACACGCACAAGGGATACTGTCAcattgagatcaagatccATGGACTGGCTGCACATGGTTCACGGGCTGATCTAGGCATCGACGCGATTGTCAATGCCGGCCATTTCCTCGTGGAGTTCGGTAGATATGCGAAGAAATTGCAAGAAGGCCCAGGCCATGAGACCCTCGGAACAGGAACTGCACACGCTTCACTGATTTCCGGCGGCGAAGAGGCATCGTCGTACCCTGCACAGTGTACCATCATCGCAGAGCGCCGAACAATTCCTGGAGAGACCAATGAAGCTGTCCAGAAGGAGTTCGACGACATTATTGCCAAGGTAGCAAAGGAGGTCACCGACTTCAAGGCAGAagccaagatcttcttcgGCCGCCCGCCCCAGTTCATAGCGGCAGACCACCCTTTCACCAAGCTCGTCTCCGGCATTGTAGGCAGTGTCACTGGCAAAGATGCGGTCATTGGCGGTGCCCTGTTCTGGACTGATTGCGCTTTGTTGGCTGAGAAGGGGATAGTGCCTCTGCTCTGGGGACCAAAGGGAGAGGGACTTCATGGAAAGGAGGAGTTCGTTCACGTCAAGTCAATTGAACAAGTGGCTGAGGGATTGACCAATATAGCGGCCGAGTTCTGTAAGTAG